The following are from one region of the Oreochromis aureus strain Israel breed Guangdong linkage group 1, ZZ_aureus, whole genome shotgun sequence genome:
- the LOC120440493 gene encoding protein TANC1-like — protein sequence MFRAVFGNKRDGGGKRGGEKSQRHSGDEVYAHSTLQRGSGQRASHFQDRDGGCTKSSAKQKRLTKGVSISLPSSPLLPHQADIVPSQSCSKFPGRVRRLEYVDGSSSAREPLVFASCRGKADHRDLHVEPQPGSSLSNQELMTRLCFLLGETTPGTASSPMEDRREKKYDSSAQGGSPSSTLTCSTASPCSESPSSTLSTSAGGQSLPQPLPLPSPHCGSSSSPSGTLSSPASSPAPCPPCGLMTGSSPGPPSQSPTSTLESKDSGIIAFRLQLPPVKTGTLLSLLLTGLILPK from the exons ATGTTCAGAGCAGTTTTTGGAAACaagagagatggaggaggaaAACGAGGGGGGGAAAAGAGCCAGAGGCACTCAG GTGATGAGGTGTATGCCCACAGCACCTTGCAGAGAGGCAGCGGCCAGCGCGCCTCTCACTTCCAGGACCGCGACGGCGGCTGCACCAAAAGCTCGGCAAAACAGAAGAGACTGACCAAGGGCGTGTCCATTTCTTTGCCCTCCTCCCCTCTTCTCCCTCACCAGGCCGACATCGTTCCCTCCCAGTCGTGCAGCAAGTTCCCAG GACGGGTAAGGAGGCTGGAGTATGTGGATGGCTCTTCCAGCGCGAGAGAGCCACTCGTCTTTGCCTCATGCCGTGGCAAGGCAGACCACAGAG ACCTCCACGTGGAGCCACAGCCTGGCTCCTCCCTCTCTAACCAGGAACTAATGACCAGACTATGCTTCTTATTGGGAGAAACAACGCCCGGTACTGCTAGCTCTCCTATGGAGGACAGGAGGGAAAAGAAG tatgATTCCTCTGCTCAGGGGGGGAGTCCCAGCTCCACCCTGACCTGCAGCACAGCCTCACCCTGCTCAGAGAGCCCCTCGTCCACCCTGAGCACCAGTGCGGGAGGCCAGTCTTTGCCTCAGCCTTTACCCTTACCTTCTCCCCACTGTGGCTCTAGCAGCAGTCCCAGTGGAACCCTCTCTAGCCCTGCATCCAGCCCAGCCCCTTGCCCTCCTTGTGGACTCATGACTGGGAGCAGCCCAGGGCCTCCATCTCAAAGCCCCACCTCAACGTTGGAGAGCAAGGATAGTGGAATTATAG CCTTCAGGCTTCAGCTCCCTCCTGTCAAAACTGGGACACTGCTGTCTTTGTTGCTTACGGGTCTGATTCTCCCAAAATAg